A genome region from Methylohalobius crimeensis 10Ki includes the following:
- a CDS encoding TonB-dependent receptor — MLIIDMFLTRRILGILTIMALGASPIVAQENENEKEVLDKVVVSATRTETPISEISRSVTVVTKEEIAKQARLSRNLSSILANTVPGLGPSTEAVSNFGQDLRGRNFLVLIDGVPQSTPLRDGFRDLNTIEPSSIEQIEVLRGGTAVYGFGASGGLINIITKKPSSQTIEAYSQAGVRFSTEHFEDSQTYETTHRLSGTTDNFEYLLSGTFVNRNGQFDANGRRIPPNPLGSQGGFSDSNEYDLLGKLGYAFDGDRQRFDLMVNHLNNQQNTDYIFGAEPFTTAEDPTPNSRRTPAIPIDSALSGSTNIIDPGTENTVVSASYTNRNLLGSSLNLQAYYGDQSATFPRFPGFNQGQINSEKIGTRLTIDTPIEVYNYNFNAIWGVDYINDQTVQDEFGEGTSNAVPNMELNAIAGFLEGNLPLGSIGLLRGGLRHEQIWVDTDTVALNRFQNTVLGGNLEFSETVYNASAVFFLTDSLDLFASFSQGFSVADIGRVISNAGPFGAGATFNAKQFESEAEKVNNYELGLRGRTGELKYSVVGFFSESDNGSTFDTNLAIQKFAERIWGVEASLDYSAFHNLDIGGTFSWAEGERDSEAGGTVDLDNTRISPIKLTAYLDYRPLSWWDNRLQLLYVGDRNPDTGTTTGFANGNVNGYALVDIISRFKVGPGHLQISARNLLNNDYFPAVNQAFNINSAFAKGPGRTVGISYELNWL; from the coding sequence ATGTTGATAATTGATATGTTTTTAACACGGCGCATTCTTGGAATACTCACGATCATGGCGCTGGGTGCGTCGCCGATCGTGGCTCAGGAGAATGAAAACGAAAAAGAGGTGCTGGATAAGGTGGTCGTATCCGCCACCCGCACCGAAACTCCGATTTCGGAGATCAGCCGCTCGGTAACCGTGGTCACAAAAGAAGAAATAGCTAAGCAAGCCCGATTAAGTAGAAATCTGAGCAGTATTCTGGCCAATACGGTTCCCGGCCTGGGACCCAGTACGGAAGCCGTTTCCAATTTCGGCCAGGATCTTCGCGGCAGGAATTTCCTGGTTTTGATTGACGGCGTTCCTCAATCAACCCCTTTGCGAGACGGGTTCAGGGATCTAAATACAATTGAGCCGTCCTCCATTGAACAGATAGAAGTACTTCGGGGCGGAACCGCCGTCTATGGTTTTGGCGCCAGCGGAGGATTGATCAACATCATTACCAAAAAACCTTCCAGTCAAACAATTGAAGCTTATTCTCAGGCGGGTGTCCGGTTTTCGACCGAGCATTTCGAAGATTCGCAAACGTATGAAACCACCCATCGCCTATCGGGTACCACAGATAATTTTGAATATCTGCTGTCGGGTACATTTGTCAACCGAAACGGTCAGTTCGATGCGAACGGGCGGCGAATACCGCCGAATCCTTTAGGTTCGCAAGGGGGTTTTTCAGACTCCAACGAATACGATTTGCTCGGCAAGCTGGGATATGCTTTCGACGGAGATAGACAGCGCTTCGATTTGATGGTCAACCACCTGAATAATCAACAAAACACGGACTATATCTTCGGTGCAGAACCTTTCACAACGGCGGAAGACCCTACGCCGAACAGCAGAAGAACGCCTGCCATACCCATCGATTCCGCCCTATCCGGAAGTACCAATATCATCGATCCGGGAACCGAAAATACCGTCGTGAGCGCGAGTTATACAAACCGCAACCTTTTGGGAAGCTCGCTCAACTTACAAGCTTATTATGGCGATCAATCGGCCACTTTCCCGCGCTTTCCCGGGTTCAATCAAGGCCAAATTAATTCAGAAAAAATCGGAACGCGACTAACCATCGATACCCCCATCGAAGTCTATAACTACAATTTCAATGCCATCTGGGGGGTTGACTATATTAACGACCAAACCGTACAGGATGAATTTGGTGAAGGGACGAGCAATGCCGTTCCGAACATGGAACTAAACGCCATTGCAGGCTTTCTGGAGGGGAACCTTCCTCTGGGTTCGATCGGCTTGCTGCGTGGCGGATTAAGACACGAGCAAATCTGGGTGGATACCGATACAGTTGCACTAAATCGATTTCAAAATACCGTGCTGGGCGGAAACCTGGAATTCAGCGAAACCGTCTACAATGCCAGCGCCGTATTTTTCCTAACGGATTCTCTTGATCTATTCGCTAGTTTTTCCCAGGGATTTTCAGTTGCCGATATTGGACGCGTGATATCCAATGCGGGACCTTTTGGTGCCGGCGCGACATTTAACGCCAAGCAGTTTGAAAGTGAAGCTGAAAAAGTAAACAATTATGAACTCGGGCTAAGAGGAAGAACAGGTGAACTAAAGTATTCTGTAGTCGGATTTTTCAGTGAATCCGATAATGGTTCCACCTTCGACACGAATCTGGCAATACAAAAGTTTGCCGAAAGAATATGGGGTGTCGAAGCCTCCTTGGACTATTCCGCATTCCACAATCTAGATATCGGCGGAACTTTTTCTTGGGCCGAGGGTGAGAGAGATTCCGAGGCCGGAGGAACCGTGGATCTGGACAATACCCGCATATCACCGATTAAACTCACCGCGTACCTCGACTACCGACCGCTTTCCTGGTGGGACAACCGGCTGCAATTACTTTATGTCGGCGACCGCAATCCGGATACGGGAACGACTACAGGATTTGCAAACGGGAATGTCAATGGTTATGCACTGGTGGATATAATCAGCCGTTTTAAAGTTGGACCGGGGCATTTGCAAATATCGGCCAGAAACCTATTAAACAATGATTATTTCCCAGCCGTCAATCAGGCATTCAATATCAATAGCGCTTTTGCAAAAGGGCCTGGGCGTACAGTTGGAATCAGCTACGAACTCAACTGGTTATAA
- a CDS encoding ExbD/TolR family protein, translated as MRRRHRSNDNQDSGDINLTPMLDIIFIMLIFFIVTTSFVKEAGIQVNRPSAQTAERQERGNIIVAIRPNGEIWIDKRPVDIRAVRAVVARLKAENPLGTVVIAADREAKVNILTRVMDQIRLAGVTDMAIAAADQSR; from the coding sequence ATGAGACGACGTCATCGCAGCAACGACAACCAAGACAGCGGCGACATCAATCTGACGCCGATGTTGGACATCATTTTCATCATGTTGATCTTTTTCATCGTGACCACCTCCTTCGTCAAGGAGGCCGGAATTCAGGTCAACCGCCCCAGCGCCCAGACCGCCGAACGCCAGGAACGGGGCAATATCATCGTCGCCATCCGTCCCAACGGGGAAATCTGGATCGACAAACGCCCGGTGGACATTCGCGCGGTCCGCGCCGTGGTGGCCCGGCTGAAAGCCGAGAATCCGCTGGGCACGGTGGTCATCGCCGCCGATCGCGAAGCCAAGGTCAACATCCTGACCCGGGTCATGGACCAGATTCGCCTCGCCGGGGTGACCGACATGGCCATCGCCGCGGCCGACCAATCGCGATGA
- a CDS encoding MotA/TolQ/ExbB proton channel family protein, giving the protein MHLFTAVSEFLAQGGPVIPFILALSVVLWTLVAERYLFFRWVYPRLRDRYRDRWLARDDRHSWYAHRIREGLISEARLELARPLILIKTLVALCPLLGLLGTVTGMIHMFDVLAVFGTGNARAMATHISHATLPTLAGMTVAIAGLYFSQRIQHRVEDETRHLTDSLHFD; this is encoded by the coding sequence ATGCACCTATTCACCGCCGTCTCCGAATTTCTCGCCCAAGGCGGGCCGGTCATTCCATTCATACTGGCGCTGTCGGTGGTGCTCTGGACCCTGGTGGCGGAACGCTATCTGTTCTTCCGCTGGGTCTATCCGCGCCTGCGCGACCGCTATCGGGACCGTTGGCTCGCCCGCGATGACCGCCATTCCTGGTACGCCCACCGCATTCGGGAGGGCCTGATTTCCGAGGCGCGCCTTGAGCTGGCCCGTCCTCTGATCCTGATCAAAACCCTGGTGGCCTTATGTCCCCTGCTCGGCCTGTTGGGAACCGTCACCGGCATGATTCACATGTTCGACGTGCTGGCGGTATTCGGCACCGGCAACGCCCGCGCCATGGCCACCCACATTTCCCACGCCACCTTGCCCACCCTGGCAGGCATGACCGTCGCCATCGCCGGTCTTTACTTCAGCCAAAGAATTCAGCACCGGGTGGAGGACGAAACCCGGCACCTGACCGACAGCCTACATTTCGATTAA
- a CDS encoding PepSY-associated TM helix domain-containing protein — protein MKPATLIKWYQIHKWTSLICTAFILLLCITGLPLIFHDEIDHISGYRTKPPEMQEFHEHINIDKIIKAAKKHQPEDVLQFLSRDLEEPDAWFIRFGKTATASEPSAFLIYDARTGKLLNEYPLNKGIMDFLFRLHYDMFSGLPGTLFLGFMGLLLIASIVSGVVLYGPFMRKLPFGTVRRRRSSVLKWLDLHNLIGIVTLGWLAVVGATGVINTLAIPIFGHWQSTELASMTDAYGKRKPLQKVASTQEVLDSARKAEPDKVLSFMAFPGTSLSTPFHYVAFMQGTKAWSSKLLKPVLVDSESAVVEDSRELPWYVTMLLLSQPLHFGDYGGMPLKILWAALDIFSILLLGSGLYLWIKRHNYLLETLLKT, from the coding sequence ATGAAGCCGGCGACTCTCATAAAGTGGTATCAAATTCATAAATGGACCAGCTTAATTTGTACTGCATTTATACTATTGCTCTGCATAACCGGTTTACCTCTTATTTTTCACGATGAGATTGATCATATATCGGGTTACAGGACAAAACCACCTGAGATGCAAGAATTTCATGAACACATCAATATAGATAAAATTATCAAGGCGGCTAAAAAGCACCAACCTGAAGATGTTCTGCAGTTTTTGTCACGCGACTTGGAAGAACCGGATGCCTGGTTTATCCGGTTTGGAAAAACAGCGACTGCCTCCGAGCCGTCGGCATTTTTGATCTACGATGCCCGCACCGGGAAACTTCTAAATGAATATCCACTGAATAAAGGGATAATGGATTTCCTGTTCAGACTGCATTACGATATGTTTTCGGGCCTGCCGGGCACTCTTTTCCTCGGATTCATGGGACTTTTGTTAATTGCCTCGATAGTATCCGGAGTCGTCTTGTATGGTCCCTTCATGCGCAAACTGCCATTCGGTACTGTACGGCGCAGACGTTCCTCTGTATTGAAGTGGCTGGATCTTCATAACTTGATCGGTATTGTTACCTTGGGCTGGCTGGCAGTGGTTGGTGCTACCGGCGTAATCAATACCTTGGCCATTCCGATTTTCGGTCACTGGCAGTCCACGGAGCTGGCCAGCATGACCGATGCTTATGGAAAACGAAAACCTTTACAAAAGGTCGCCTCCACTCAAGAAGTTCTCGACTCCGCTCGGAAAGCCGAACCCGATAAGGTTTTGAGTTTCATGGCATTCCCTGGAACCAGCCTTTCCACCCCTTTTCACTATGTCGCCTTCATGCAGGGAACCAAAGCATGGAGCTCGAAGTTACTGAAACCGGTGCTCGTCGATTCTGAAAGTGCCGTGGTTGAGGATAGCCGAGAATTGCCTTGGTATGTAACCATGTTATTGCTTTCTCAGCCTTTGCATTTCGGCGATTACGGCGGAATGCCGCTTAAAATTCTATGGGCCGCTTTGGATATTTTCTCAATCCTCTTATTAGGAAGTGGCTTATATTTGTGGATCAAACGTCATAATTACTTACTCGAAACTTTGTTAAAAACTTAA
- a CDS encoding DUF3450 domain-containing protein, with the protein MLRTFRTLLFSSAVWMLTAPALADKLEQAIDTETRTLSEAARSQKKIDRLDDATRRMLDEYRHALREIESLKTYTAHLKTLVESQRREKADLARQIEEIASAEQQIVPLMLNMVTALERLVQLDTPFLPEERRQRIAQLKAMLDSAETSTAEKFRRIIEAYQIENDYAHTIEAYRAELALGDETRPMDFLRVGRVALFYLTLDGKSAGLWNARQERWETLPDEYLRPLSQGLRIARKEAAPDLLTLPIPAPEVEQ; encoded by the coding sequence ATGTTGAGAACTTTTCGCACCTTGCTGTTTTCGTCGGCCGTCTGGATGCTGACGGCTCCCGCCCTTGCCGACAAGCTGGAGCAAGCCATCGACACCGAAACCCGGACCTTGTCCGAAGCGGCTCGAAGCCAGAAAAAAATCGACCGCCTGGACGACGCCACCCGACGCATGCTGGACGAATACCGCCACGCCTTGCGCGAGATCGAATCGCTGAAAACCTACACCGCCCATCTTAAGACCCTGGTTGAATCCCAGCGCCGCGAAAAGGCGGACCTGGCGCGTCAGATCGAGGAAATCGCCTCCGCCGAGCAGCAAATCGTGCCCTTGATGCTGAACATGGTGACCGCCCTGGAGCGACTCGTCCAACTGGACACCCCCTTCCTGCCCGAAGAGAGGCGGCAACGGATTGCCCAGCTCAAAGCGATGCTCGATTCGGCGGAAACCTCCACCGCGGAAAAATTCCGTCGGATTATCGAGGCTTATCAGATCGAAAACGACTACGCCCATACCATCGAAGCCTATCGCGCCGAACTGGCGCTAGGTGACGAAACCCGGCCCATGGATTTCCTCCGTGTCGGCCGGGTCGCTTTGTTCTACCTGACGCTGGATGGAAAATCCGCCGGTTTATGGAACGCCCGCCAGGAACGATGGGAGACGCTTCCGGACGAATATCTCCGCCCCCTCAGTCAGGGACTCCGCATCGCACGTAAGGAAGCGGCCCCGGATCTATTGACTCTCCCCATACCGGCGCCGGAGGTCGAACAATGA
- a CDS encoding energy transducer TonB has translation MRALLRWWAPALLLGLAASLGLFWLMHWMISDGNPPQPETQSRRLVDFVRLKREPPPPPETRKPPPKPPEKVPPPPKPALATPQPVTAKTPNIDMPPLDISVSQRLRSSLTAGIEVAPGGSPNAGLIPLVRVPPRYPMRARMRRTEGWVKLEFTVTRDGSVEDVRVVEAHPRGVFDRAAIRAISRWKFKPLEIDGRKVEQRAVQVLEFKLRQ, from the coding sequence ATGAGGGCGCTTCTCCGCTGGTGGGCACCGGCCCTGCTGCTGGGACTGGCGGCCTCCCTGGGGCTGTTCTGGCTGATGCACTGGATGATTTCCGACGGCAACCCGCCCCAGCCGGAAACCCAATCCAGACGCTTGGTGGATTTCGTGCGCCTCAAGCGCGAGCCGCCTCCGCCGCCTGAAACCCGCAAACCGCCGCCCAAGCCGCCGGAAAAAGTGCCTCCGCCGCCCAAGCCGGCCCTGGCCACTCCGCAACCGGTGACCGCCAAGACGCCGAACATCGACATGCCGCCGCTGGACATTTCCGTGTCCCAGCGTCTGCGCAGTTCCTTGACCGCCGGCATCGAAGTGGCCCCCGGCGGTTCTCCGAACGCCGGCCTGATTCCCCTGGTGCGCGTACCGCCCCGGTATCCGATGCGGGCCCGAATGCGGCGCACCGAAGGGTGGGTCAAACTGGAATTCACGGTGACCCGCGACGGCAGCGTCGAGGATGTGCGGGTAGTGGAAGCTCACCCGCGCGGCGTGTTCGATCGGGCGGCCATCCGCGCCATCTCGCGCTGGAAATTCAAGCCCCTGGAGATCGACGGCCGCAAGGTGGAACAGAGAGCGGTTCAAGTACTGGAATTCAAGTTGCGCCAATGA
- a CDS encoding MotA/TolQ/ExbB proton channel family protein, whose product MKNVVRFLMNIPLASLRKQNRSLLNDGFRPTFLSTLLLSVALLVPPAHAAPPDLDQLLQEVRRQQQAMTQINREREAEFLSDHDQRKRLLADAKTTLETLENQADSLKSEYEANQQALAELEDKLQAQSGVLGEIVGTVRQAAGDLRADLKQSLVSAQYSGRATQLDPIADGKRLPTLKQLNTLWYLLQQEMTEAGKVVKFQTKVLDSAGVPRQAEVVRIGTFNALADGLYLRYLPETEGLMELPRQPEGRILSLAEAFMDASGDYAPVGLDPTRGALLDMLIQTPNVWERIQQGGLIGYIILALGAVGLLIVAVRLIYLFRAGRQVEKQLSDLENPRADNPLGRILENTLSAKTLDPENLEALLDETILREIPPLERGQPLVKLLTAVTPLLGLLGTVTGMIQTFQAISLFGTGDPKLMAGGISQALVTTMLGLAVAIPLLFLHSLLANRSRTIIQILEEQSAALVSQILEKRKAA is encoded by the coding sequence ATGAAAAACGTCGTGCGATTCCTGATGAACATACCCCTCGCCTCCCTCCGGAAGCAAAACCGATCGTTATTGAATGATGGGTTCCGGCCAACGTTTCTCTCCACCTTATTGTTGAGCGTTGCGCTCCTTGTCCCCCCCGCCCACGCGGCACCGCCGGATCTGGACCAACTGCTGCAGGAAGTCCGGCGCCAACAACAGGCCATGACCCAAATCAACCGCGAACGCGAGGCGGAGTTTCTATCCGACCACGACCAACGCAAGCGTTTGTTGGCCGATGCCAAGACGACGCTGGAAACCTTGGAAAACCAGGCGGATTCGTTGAAATCCGAATACGAGGCCAATCAGCAAGCCTTGGCGGAACTGGAAGATAAACTGCAGGCGCAAAGCGGCGTTTTGGGGGAAATCGTCGGCACCGTCCGCCAGGCCGCCGGAGATCTGCGGGCCGATCTCAAGCAATCGCTGGTATCGGCTCAATATTCCGGCCGGGCAACCCAGTTGGATCCGATCGCCGACGGCAAGCGGCTGCCCACCCTGAAACAACTGAACACCCTCTGGTATCTCCTCCAACAGGAAATGACCGAGGCCGGCAAAGTGGTGAAATTCCAGACCAAGGTACTGGATAGCGCAGGCGTCCCCCGTCAAGCCGAAGTGGTGCGCATCGGCACCTTCAACGCGCTCGCCGACGGCCTTTACCTCCGCTATCTGCCGGAAACCGAAGGACTGATGGAATTGCCGCGGCAGCCGGAAGGCCGCATCCTTTCGCTGGCCGAAGCATTCATGGACGCCAGCGGCGACTACGCGCCCGTAGGCCTCGATCCGACCCGGGGCGCCCTGCTCGATATGCTCATTCAGACCCCCAATGTCTGGGAACGCATCCAACAAGGCGGACTGATCGGTTATATCATCCTGGCGCTCGGGGCGGTGGGACTCTTGATCGTCGCGGTGCGCCTGATCTACCTCTTCCGGGCGGGCCGGCAGGTGGAAAAGCAACTTTCCGATCTGGAAAATCCGCGCGCCGACAATCCTTTGGGGCGTATTCTGGAAAACACCCTCAGCGCCAAGACCTTGGATCCCGAGAATTTGGAAGCCCTCTTGGACGAGACCATTCTGCGGGAAATCCCTCCCTTGGAGCGAGGCCAACCCTTGGTGAAGCTGCTCACCGCCGTCACGCCGCTGCTGGGGCTTCTGGGAACCGTCACCGGCATGATCCAGACATTCCAAGCCATCAGTTTGTTCGGCACCGGCGACCCCAAACTGATGGCCGGTGGCATTTCCCAGGCCCTGGTCACCACCATGCTCGGACTGGCGGTCGCCATTCCGCTCCTGTTCCTCCATTCCCTGCTGGCCAACCGCAGCCGCACGATCATCCAAATTTTGGAGGAACAAAGCGCGGCCTTGGTCAGCCAGATTCTGGAAAAGCGAAAGGCGGCCTAA